The proteins below come from a single Zea mays cultivar B73 chromosome 8, Zm-B73-REFERENCE-NAM-5.0, whole genome shotgun sequence genomic window:
- the LOC103635840 gene encoding cyclic dof factor 4 — MLPHVEMPVPGRAAAACTGAAGIKLFGKVITTPPHHAGAAPPRLQQAAAASGRGSADLLEEVARARAAAAEVRLPCPRCLSRDTKFCYFNNYNVNQPRHFCRACHRYWTAGGAIRNVPIGSGRRKNRPVLLPPPAPHAVTATDNSRRSGAGSPPVFGSVFTAPYQQLGAPTQFTTSPAYAATAPLGTTGQCLWLVATADHRSVASGRAFDLI, encoded by the coding sequence ATGCTGCCTCATGTCGAGATGCCGGTACCGGGCAGGGCGGCGGCCGCGTGCACCGGCGCGGCGGGCATCAAGCTGTTCGGCAAGGTCATCACCACGCCGCCGCACCACGCGGGCGCCGCGCCTCCGAGGCTGCAGCAGGCGGCAGCGGCGTCGGGGCGCGGGAGCGCCGACCTACTGGAGGAggtggcgcgggcgcgcgcggcggcggccgagGTGCGGCTGCCGTGCCCGCGCTGCCTGAGCCGGGACACCAAGTTCTGCTACTTCAACAACTACAACGTCAACCAGCCGCGCCACTTCTGCCGGGCCTGCCACCGCTACTGGACGGCCGGCGGCGCCATCCGCAACGTGCCCATCGGCTCCGGCCGCCGCAAGAACCGCCCGGTGCTGCTCCCACCGCCGGCGCCGCACGCTGTCACCGCCACCGATAACAGCCGCCGGTCGGGCGCGGGGTCTCCTCCGGTGTTCGGCTCTGTGTTCACCGCGCCCTACCAGCAGCTCGGCGCGCCCACCCAGTTCACCACGTCGCCGGCTTACGCCGCCACCGCCCCCCTGGGGACGACGGGGCAGTGCTTGTGGCTGGTGGCGACAGCAGATCATCGTTCTGTTGCATCGGGCCGCGCTTTTGATCTGATATGA